Below is a window of Indicator indicator isolate 239-I01 chromosome 9, UM_Iind_1.1, whole genome shotgun sequence DNA.
TGGGTCGAGAGGATGGGACcacactggtgcccagtgacaggaccaggggcaatgggcacaaactagaaccctgGAGGtaccatctgaagatgaggagaaaatgaGGAGGTGCTTAAAAGGTGCATAGATGgatgctaagggacatggttcaacACCAGATTTTAGGTAGAGTTAaatagtggttggactcaaaaaaccctaaaggatttttccatctgaaaggattttgtgattctcttctttcctgtgagggtgccggAGCACCCAgagtggagtctgcttctctggaaagGGCCTGGAATTCAGACAGGGAGATGTTTTTTGCTGGATCACAAAGGGTGacagccctggaccaggctgcccagagagtttatggagtctccttctctggagacttccaaacccacctggatgttgtcatcctgggcaacttgctctagGTGAATCTGCTCTAGCAAGGGAGTTGGATGAGATGatccctagaggtcccttccaacccctaccatgctgggattcttcAGCTCCTTTGAAGAGAGATGCTGTCCTCTGTGGTgtgctccctcctgctgcagctgggcgcGGGCACAGTATGTGGTACCAGGAGGTGTCCTGGGTTCTGCCCTGTAGGAGGAGAAGCGGGAGGAGGTCCGGGACTGGGTGCTGACGATGTCCATGGACCAGCggctggagcaggtgctgcCACGGGACGAGCGCCACACCTACGAAGCCTCGCTGGtggcagcaggcactggggtgCGCTCCCTGCCCTGTGTGCTGACAGGTATGTGCCAGGCCAGCTCACACGTGTGGTGCCGTGCCAGGAGTGGGCACATGTTGTAGGGTGGGTCTGGGAGAgtgctcaggctgtgctgcaagagGAGAAGTAGGGAGACTGTGTGGCTgtgggcccagctctgctggaggtgatggaaggagacatttcttctgggagggtgactgagcactggttGCACAGAAGTTCTATCTCTGTAGATGGAGACAGTTGAAAGCCCTCTGGATgcagtcctgggcagcctgctggagcagaggagctggaccATATGgaccccagaggtcccttccaccatCTCCTGTTCCATGTTTCTCTAGGTCACTGCTCAGTCTCACACAGTGCTGGCCAGCGGCCTGCCCAGGCTGCTAGCACAGGCAACACCTGTCCCTGCTTTGCCCCCACCCTGAAAGCTGTCTGTGCTGGCATGCAGTGTCCCCCAACTGACAGATGTCATACAGTGGAGGATTGagctgcaggatctgaaggggttGGAAAAGTTGGGGGCAGGGTTGGGCCACCAGTGACAGTGCTCTGGCTCCAAAGACGGGGCCTGGAGTGCCATTATTTGACATGCTGGGGTGTCCTTGCCAAAGGGACAGGCTGACACCTTCCTTTGATCCCACCACTGTGGGCACCCCCTTCCTCATTCTGCTCTCCAGAAGCCAAGAGGTGGCATTGCCCCATGGGAGCTGCCCCTGGCCAGCTAGCCATGGCAGACAGGGAAGGGGTCTGCTGTGGGTCTCATCTCATTTCTGAGGGCATCTCTGTGTGACCAGGGTACCCTGTGCTAAGGAACAAGATTGAGTTCAAGCGGCCAGGCCGAGAAACCAACAAGGACACATGGAACAAATTCCTGATGGCTGTCAAGGTAAGCCAGGCACCCTGTGGGGCAGAGAGACAGGCTGCAGGGTGTTCAGCCCTTCCTGGTGACAATAACACAGTCCTGCTGGGTGGAGATCCACCAAACTAGGGCAGTTTTATTGCAGCcaccctgtgtgctgctgggcagggcttAACCTTGCtcaaggagctggagcagcctcagTCCTGCCTGTGCAGCTGTATCggtcctgccctgggcacagggGGACAGTGCTGCCCCCTTGCCCCTGCCAAGGCCATTTTCATTCTGCAGACATCCCACAGCCCTGCATGTCAAGATGTGCTCAAGTTCCTCAGCCAGTGGTGTGGGAGTCTCCCAAGCACCAGCTTCTCTTTCCAGTGAGTTGGACCATGGCATCTTTCAGTCCTGTTCCTCAGCACCCTCCACTTCCACCCCAATAAACTCATTTCTCAACCCTGGTTTGCTCCTGTTTGTTCAGGGAGGCCAAGTCCGTGAACATGTGTACAGGCACAGGCCCACAACTCTGTACACATGCATATCTTGGCCTCAACCCAGCTGTGCTAAATGTGTACCCTAGAGCAcgagtcttctgaggagcagctgagggaactggagaaaTGGAGaatgaggagagaccttctcactctctacaacttcctgaaaggagggtggagtgAGGTGgcagtcagtctcttctcccaagaaacaggtaacatgacaagaggaaacggcctcaactTGTGCCAGGGGCAGTTTAGGtgagacatgaggaacaatttcttccccaaaagggtagtcaaggcctggaacaggctgcccagagcagtggtggagtccccagctcTAGAGGgctttaaaagccatgtagatgtggtgctaagggacatgggttagtggtgatgtggcagtgctgggttaacagttggactcaatgatcttaaaggtcttttccaaccaaaaaaattcagtgattctctgatctgtcTACATTCCTATGCCTGGTGgggagcaggtgtggatctggGCTTACCCAGCAGCAGtcccatccttccatccaccctGCAGAACCACTGACAGCAGACAGTATGAAAATGGAAAGTTTATTTAAGAAAACAAGGGAGTCTCACACCAAAAGAGATCCTTCACCTTCCACTGCCTGGCCTGCCTGAGtgcaggcacagcctggcttgatcttgcctgctctgcagcagggccacCATCACCCAGGTCAGGGCCCAACACCTCTGCCCACCCCCAACATGGCACATAAGAGACAGAGCCTTCAGTGTGCCAGGAAGggccctgcagcctggggagagcagggcaaAGTGTCTGTGGCCCAGGGCACCTGCTAGGCTAAGGCTGCCTGGTGACCCTGGGCAGTGTGTCTGGAACCTGCAGGGTTTGTCCCAGGTCggggggtggaggtggggggaaggcaCAGCCCTCCCCCCTGCAGCCCACCCTACCCTCACCTGCACCCAGGACAGGAGCATGGGGCAGggcagcatctcctgcagcagcgCCTGGGAGGAAAGAGCAGGCatgagagcagggctgtgctgtggggctgggctcaTGCCAGCGCCTCTGGACAGCACTTGTCCCCTGTGCTTGGACAGGGACATTGCAGAGGGCTGGTGTAGGCAGGAGCCCTACTGACAGCATcttgtcccctcctgtcccccaaGCATAGCCCACACactgtgctcacctctccagctagATACGAGACTCAGCCagcccctccaggagctgctgcatctCACGTGGTGGCCTCTCCTTCACAGTACTTGGCCTGGGGAGCTAGAGAGATAAAAAACAGAGGTGGAGAGTAGCAGGGATGTGTGAAGGGCTGGGCTGTACTGGGGAGGCTGTTTGCTCAGGACAGCCAGGACAGAACAGGCTTGGCTCTTGGGCAGATAAAGAGGAGAGTCCCTCTGCAACTACCCAAGATGAAGGGGTGCCAGTCTGTCACCAGTGCTGGCTTAGAGGAGGGTCAAAATTGACATTCCCCACTCCCACTGATGCACAGCCTGCTTGTAGGGGAACAGGGGTCCATCAGAACCCAGCACTTTCAAAATGCAGCAGTggtgggcagaggcagggagccTCAGCCAGACTGATGGGACCTACCTGGTCTTTGCCATAGCTGCGTGCACAGGGCCCAATGCCTCGGAGGATCAGGGCCACCAAACAGCACTTGCCAGACAGCACAGCTTCTGTGACCACCAGGACCATGGAGGGGATCCAGAGTGCCAAGGCTgtgtcctgcagagcagagggtcagaGGCTCCTCAGGAGTGGGGATCCTTCACCCAGGCAGCCTGTATGGGGCTGAGTGAAGGCTGAGCAGGCATGGCAGGAGAGTGAGGAAGagtgaggggaagagggaaagaagacaAAAGCGGAAGCAGAgacaaggagaggagcagggcacTGTGGCGGCCCTGCAGACTCACATAGATGCGTGTGGTGTTGAAGGGACAGTCGTTGGTGGCGATGGCTGCACGGGCatcagcaggcagtgcagagctgttgcAGCCTATGACAAGGTGCCTGCCTCGGCCATGGATGGTGAGGGCGATGGCCAGCACCAGACCCACACTGCATGCTGTGGACAGGAGGAGGTTCAACAGGGACACGCTCAGTAGAGtccagtgctgcaggcagcaaggagaACGCGTGAGAGCAGGCCTGGCAAAGCCAGGGAAGATACTAGGGCTGGGTACGCTGTGCCTCAGCACCTCACTCTCCAGGGTTACCAAGGGTGCTGGGGCCCCACAGATGTTTGCACTGAGCGAGCCCATGCAACTAACCTCTTACCCCTTCTAGCATGGCTCAGCCCTATGCTCAGATGAAACTTTTTTATCCTTCATCCCGTCTGTGAGCCCAGAGCTCCCAGACAACTCCTTTCCACTGGCCCCTGCATCCAGGGAGCTCCAGCATAGGCCCAGTCTTGCTGAGAGCTGAGCCCTCCCCTCAGTGCAAGCAGCCTGCCTCACACTGGCCCATCCTGTGAGACCCCACAGAGAACTCTGACCCCCGGCTGCAATTTCATCCACTGTGGAATCCCAGAACAGTTTAGGTTGAAAAACACCTCTAAGTCCATCTGTTCAtacagcactgtcaggtcaccacatgtccctcagcactggatccacagggatggggattccaccagtacactgggtagcctgttccagggcttgacaaccattttggggaagaaattgttcctcatgcccaatctaaacctcccttggtgcaacctgaagccatttcctcttgtcctattcctCATTCCTTGAGAGGAGAGACTGATCCCCGCTCAGGTCACCCCCGCGCCTCCAGGCTTTTCGGACCCAGACCGGTGTCCTGTGCCCCCCCCCCGCTGCCAGTCCACCCTTCCTGGTGCTGTAAGGCCGGCGCTTCCCGCAACAGTCACTCGCTCCGCCGGCGCCGAGATGGAAGAAAGCTCCGGGGACAAGGTCCAGGGGAGCGGCTGCCGAGGGGGCTGGGCCGTGCCGTGCTGTACCATGCTGAGTTCCCGGCTCGCTCGGCCTCTGCCCCTCGACGGCGCTGCACTCACCATGGCTGTCCGGGACGAGTTGTGCGACACCAGGATGGCGACGATGCCCACGGCGATGCTCTGCGGGAAGAGACCCGAGATCGACCcgtggctggagcagggccagcccGGCCCCCCTGACCCCCGCCCGGCCCCACCGCGCTTACCATTAGCCCCGAGCCCACCGACACCACGTTGGCCATC
It encodes the following:
- the KRTCAP3 gene encoding keratinocyte-associated protein 3; this translates as MAWGRRSPAEPRRLMRAGLALIVLGHGSLVLGAIVHGSVLRHVAGARRAVTPEYAMANVVSVGSGLMSIAVGIVAILVSHNSSRTAMHWTLLSVSLLNLLLSTACSVGLVLAIALTIHGRGRHLVIGCNSSALPADARAAIATNDCPFNTTRIYDTALALWIPSMVLVVTEAVLSGKCCLVALILRGIGPCARSYGKDQLPRPSTVKERPPREMQQLLEGLAESRI